atcctaagctgatataagcccaataaaatataaacagaataagatataaacagattacctgcatatccggttggttgtttgtaaccactcggttaatattttatactatacaataattaattgaataaaataaatattattgtttgtttataattatacatatcggagttatttttgttattattgaaaccattttcatatattttggcTTATTTTATCTTGGTAACGTTTTCTGCAAATAGATTGGGCCCATGGCCATCCCACGTTAAGGAGGTTATGTTTGGACAAAGTAAATCACATTCACATAGAAACACGTATTTGGTGCGAGTATTTGTTCCCAAACCCAGAGCCCCAACCAACCAGAGTCTCCATTGCGCCTCGCTCGCTCTATCGGTTCTTCCATAGTCACGCGCGGCAATTGGAGATTCACGCGCCACCATGGCCACTCCACCGACACTTCCAATTTCCTCCCAATCCAACGCCTCCGTCGGCGCCGCATCGCAGTCTCAGCCTCCGATAGCCACGCCGGCCTTCCGCGCCTTCATTTCGCGAATGTCCTCTTCTCTCCGTCAGGCCTTCTCGCAGCGGCGTCCGTGGTCGGAGATGGTCGACCGTAACTCCATGTCCCGACCTGACACCCTTGCCGAAGCCTACTCTCGGATCCGCAAGAACTTCTCATACTTCCGCGTCAATTACGTAACCCTAATCGCCTTCGCACTAGCGGTGTCGCTCATCACGCATCCGTTCTCGCTCCTCGTCCTCTTTGGCCTACTTGCATCATGGTCATTCCTCTACCTCTTCCGCCCCTCCGATCAGCCTCTCGTTCTGTTCGGACGCACCTTCGCCGATCGGGAAACGCTAGGGATGTTGGTGGTGCTCACCGTGTTCGTAATTTTCCTCACTAGCGTTGGATCCTTGTTGATCTCCGCTCTGATGGTTGGATTGGCATTAGTGTGCGCCCACGGCGCGTTTCGCGTTCCCGAGGATCTGTTTCTCGACGATCAGGAGTCTAACAGTACGGGATTCCTCTCGTTCCTCGGTGGCGCCGCCGCTTCTGCTGCCGCTCCGGCCGTCGCGCGCGTGTAAACGGCGGGATCTGGAAGGTCGGTGTGTCCGGTGGATCTTTGTCAGGTTGGTTAGGCCCTTTTTGTTGTATTATGTTGAATTGAAATTGTTACGAGATATTCTTTGGCTTTTAAGATCCAAAGCGAATTGCTTAGGGGTTAGTTCTTCTgtcctttttttgtttttcgcCGAGAGATTGTTGAGCTATCAAATCTCAACTAATGCAGTTTAGTTACTGATTTTTCTTCTGAAACTGTTTGTCATATATAATAGATTTGTATGTCACTTATTCTTCTGTTGTCGAAATGATACGTTTCAATTGGACTAGAGATTTAGAGAATGAGATTACTGTGAAATGTGCTTTTGTTCTGTTGTGAACTGTAGTGATATATGGAGTTCTTGTACTTACTGAAAGTTCATAGTACTCAGAAGTTTCTGGTAAACTTGTATGACGCTTAGTTTAGTACTTTGGTGAATTGTGGTCAGAAAGATGGGGTTGTCAGTTGTAGGAAGAAATTCTGATATTTTTGTTGGATTGTACGAAgaattttgttggtttttttaGATGGTTACGTTGTCTATTATTTTATCTATCCCtttaaaaacaattgttttCATTCATGTGTCATCTTAAAATTTGAAGACTTCTAAATTATATTCTTATagaaaaaacaacaacatttgCAATACCCAAATTATAAATGAGAGAAATGATACATCAgaagtttttttgtttttttaatctgAATGTGACAACTTTAAATGACAAGAAACAAAAGAAGCTTTTTTTATGTTGACTAATTCAGTGTATTTTGTGTTTGTTCAGCTCGGGTTAATTTTCTTTAGATGTTCAACGGGACAAACTTAACAGTTTTTAGTGTTATTTTAAAGTTGAAATCAGTGTAGGGACCCGTCtctaatatatacttttttcaCTAAATTTTGTAACACGCTATAAGCAAGATAAGTTGACTTGGTCACTGGTGAATATCTGCAGATGTATTGGGAGTTTAGAGCACCTTCAGTGTAACAGAGGTCTTAGATTATATCTCATTATGTCAAGTCACTTTTAAaccattatttatatttctatgaCTTTTCTTTCAATGATAGGAATTGTAAAAgctcataattttattattttttagttgtactataaaatgaatttaattgtGTTTCTGaatatagttttaatattgaaatattgCATTTTATTGGTAATACCCAATGTTTACTTTGAAGAACATTGTTATATCAGCTTGATCccataaaagttatttttataagaCCTTAGTTCTAAATTTAGCATCCTTTCATGTGCATTGGGGATGCCTTTGTGGTCACATAAGATAAGACAAGATGGTTCAAACATATGATGCAGAAGATAAGACGTAGATGATAACATGGTTAACAAGGGTGGATGCTTTTCAAGATGCAGGTACTCATAGGATCACGATAATCTTTTCTAGTCTTCGTATACTCCCTTCTTTATTATCGGATGCCCTCCGGTAAATAAAGGAGAGTAATGTGGAAGAAATAAGTAGAATAAATGAGAAACGATAGGGAGTgaataaatgattatgatttttttttaaatttctattttagtctataagatttttttttgggtAGTGTATGGTAACAAAAGtttatataatgaattttattttgataatctatataatgaaaattgatattattatcgAAGTTAAACTTTAGTTATCATATTGATAAGAGTACCGATGAACTCTATCCACGTCTTTCTACAACTATATCAACACAATTGTAATGTTTCTGTGCTTATACCCGTGCCCAATAGTGTAATTAAATCATGGGATAGTGATTTTGTTGAGTGCGATTGTACCCTGGTTCTTCCAAGTTCTCACCTATTTCATGTTTATGGTATAATGGGAGACCAGGTTGCTAGGCATTTTCAGATTCTATAATCTTAGATTACGAAGTAAGAGTGTTTGCTTGTTATTGGAAGttagaatatttttagattatatttttgttcCTAATTTATATCTCTTCATTACTTAGTATTAATGAGCCACCCTAATTATTATGAAGCCTTTCTAGATATAAGAACAAGAATACTTGTGAAGCAGTTTTTACCAGTCTTTCGTGTGATATGGTGTTGCGGGGCCATATCCATACTGATAAAGATACTGTAGGTCCATTGCAGTGACGTCTTTGAAATGAGATATCTAGGGTGTGTTAATCTCTGATTTACAAATAGATTGAGCTTATCGTATACTACAATTCAAATCAAGaatttatatattcttaatattttactttatgcATGCCATTTTAAAACTTTGATATAATTCTCTAGTATTTTGTTCTCAGAAACAATAGATTCAGTTTTATTACTCGCAAGTGAATTTTAGCCCAAATAGTGATTTGAGTTAAAAAAAGTCAGAAAGCACGAATACGGCAAATTTGGCAACTTTGCAAGTTGTAGCTAATGGttaaaacaagaaattgatgcaaattttctgttttagaaaacaatatttatttattttttattacggTACTAGTAAAAACTAAACATAATATTACGAGTAATGATTGCAGGCTTGCAGCACGGGTTTACGATGGGGGCTTCTGatacaattcattttaaaatgaatgaTGAGTAGTGAAACGTTGAgaacattatatataaaaaaacatttatattacaatctaaaataataatatattaattatgtttattttatttttaaatttaaaattttaatatatattattgtattattaaaacaaaaataatattttgattgtgttataaagaaaatatacatCCAAttgatattcttttaataatataatatttcatattaaatttgtaaattaaaaaatataattaaaatattattattttaaattttaatataggttttttttaatattttgtagtGTCAACATATCACTCTACTGCTCTCCAAGAGATAAAAGATTGTATCTTTACAGGGTCGTAATTTACTCctccaatttattttatttagcatttaaaataatagttacatcaatttatatagTAAAACAACAAGACATCTGTATTCCATAATGTATTGACGAAAAGGTGAATAATCCGTGGACAATTTATGTTAATAACATAAAACAGAAGTATTCGAAAAGTGACACAAAATGAGAGTAAAGGAATATTTCTTAATTCTCATCCGTAAGTATATATAGTCTTAACTCTATTTTTGaggttgaatttttttaaaaaaatttagtaaaaacataataaaataaagttgttcTAGTCAAACGACTAGTAGCTTAGTCATCAAACTTTGGGCTATGAAGAACGGGCTGCAACCTTacaatcattttattttgtatttttaaaatttgggtgttgctcccttcaccaccaccGTCTCTTACTTCCTTCACCTCTCCATTTCTGTTTTATCCCTCCCTCCATCTTCTTATTTCTGTTTTATCCTTCAGTACAATATTtaggattaatattttttaacttctaCCCACTTCAATCCCTTACATGGTGGACCCATGTTTCTatgtttcatcttcttctgtctctctttgttttttatgcttctttccaTTATTATATCTTTTGAACTTTCTGATTGTTTATCTTACCCACACTAACGTACAAAGAGTTATGCaatctcacataaaaaaaatgttgacaCATGAGGAAGAAATATATGTCGCAATGTGCCAGAAAAAATATTGTGGAggatagttaattttataaaaaggttgaaacattttatataatcatttaaataaaaaattaaaatattgaaattttaaaactttaagagaggaatttgatcatttaaatttagaaaattttaaattataattaaatagtaagaattttgaacttttgaaatttttttaattaattcatgtatatatttttcatttttttattccgTTATCGTTTTGAAATTGAGATACAAATACTTTAACACATTTTACtaacaataatgaatatttcTCTCATGTTAACAAT
This window of the Vigna angularis cultivar LongXiaoDou No.4 chromosome 7, ASM1680809v1, whole genome shotgun sequence genome carries:
- the LOC108337276 gene encoding PRA1 family protein B3, with the translated sequence MATPPTLPISSQSNASVGAASQSQPPIATPAFRAFISRMSSSLRQAFSQRRPWSEMVDRNSMSRPDTLAEAYSRIRKNFSYFRVNYVTLIAFALAVSLITHPFSLLVLFGLLASWSFLYLFRPSDQPLVLFGRTFADRETLGMLVVLTVFVIFLTSVGSLLISALMVGLALVCAHGAFRVPEDLFLDDQESNSTGFLSFLGGAAASAAAPAVARV